A part of Leifsonia xyli subsp. xyli str. CTCB07 genomic DNA contains:
- a CDS encoding helicase-associated domain-containing protein: MTTTLALAARLRALPDAGLVAALHARPIRRAGVSDFFDLAEALLDPEAVQRALTGLDRTRLAALALLGRAGGFLDAAALAYGFAAHPATAGGAEQEAAGALADLAGAFLVHPGDSRYAAYPAVTAAIEPSAEELLAAAPPAALALAPVADQRFTDRLAAERAFEAVAAVSELLAELGREGARELQKGGLALPATKRLAEALSVEESVVPVALSVAGRAGLATVGDGTWLPTEAASGWRHSAAADRWRVLAAGWWEALPAGLRSLLASRNRARWGESLREHIAWLYPAAAAEAQQRMEARTREAEWLGVTAQQTPSSAGTALVTRGPEAAAGLLAGLFPAQVDRVYLQHDLTVISPGPLAPNVETRLRTMAEMESRALASTFRFSAASIDRAVTAGETAASILDFLAAVSLTGVPQPLGYLIADAVERHGRVRVRSGEDGGALVYTADATLVEAIAVDRSLRALRLVRDDATLTSPLPRDVVYWALSDARYPVVAEDDAGAPVALRRQRVAPPPVTTSRDPDAELVARLREAEGEAGADTTVALTAQQLLARQLDQAVRARQPIIVEVALPDGRIVDYQLEPTGVGGGRLRGRDRAADIERTLPLSSVKGLRSVE; this comes from the coding sequence ATGACCACGACGCTCGCCCTGGCCGCGCGGCTGCGTGCGCTGCCGGACGCCGGACTCGTAGCCGCGCTGCACGCCCGGCCGATTCGCCGCGCGGGCGTCTCCGACTTCTTCGACCTCGCCGAAGCGCTGCTCGATCCCGAGGCCGTGCAGCGCGCGCTCACCGGTCTGGACCGCACCCGGCTCGCGGCGCTGGCGCTGCTCGGCCGCGCGGGCGGCTTCCTCGACGCCGCGGCCCTCGCGTACGGGTTCGCCGCACACCCCGCGACGGCCGGGGGCGCCGAGCAGGAAGCGGCCGGAGCGCTGGCTGACCTGGCCGGAGCATTCCTCGTCCATCCCGGGGACAGCCGGTACGCGGCTTACCCGGCCGTGACAGCGGCGATTGAGCCCAGCGCAGAGGAACTGCTCGCCGCCGCGCCACCGGCGGCGCTCGCGCTGGCGCCAGTGGCCGATCAGCGCTTCACCGACCGTCTCGCGGCCGAACGGGCGTTCGAGGCCGTCGCCGCGGTCTCCGAGCTGCTGGCCGAGCTGGGGCGCGAAGGCGCCCGCGAGTTGCAGAAGGGCGGCCTGGCGCTGCCAGCGACGAAGCGCCTGGCCGAGGCGCTGAGCGTGGAGGAGTCCGTGGTGCCGGTGGCTCTCTCCGTCGCAGGGCGCGCCGGGCTCGCCACCGTGGGCGACGGAACCTGGCTGCCGACCGAAGCGGCCTCCGGCTGGCGGCACTCGGCCGCCGCCGACCGCTGGCGCGTCCTCGCCGCCGGCTGGTGGGAGGCGCTGCCCGCCGGGCTGCGCTCGCTTCTGGCCAGTCGCAACCGCGCCAGGTGGGGAGAGAGCCTGCGCGAGCACATCGCCTGGCTGTACCCGGCTGCGGCCGCGGAGGCCCAGCAGCGGATGGAGGCACGCACCCGGGAGGCCGAGTGGCTGGGTGTGACGGCGCAGCAGACGCCGAGCAGCGCCGGGACCGCCCTCGTAACGAGGGGCCCGGAGGCCGCGGCCGGACTCCTGGCCGGGCTGTTCCCAGCGCAGGTGGACCGCGTCTACCTGCAGCACGACCTCACCGTCATCTCCCCCGGCCCGCTCGCCCCGAACGTGGAGACGCGGCTGCGGACGATGGCGGAGATGGAGAGCCGGGCGCTGGCCTCCACCTTCCGGTTCTCGGCGGCCAGCATCGACCGTGCCGTCACGGCAGGCGAGACGGCGGCGAGCATCCTCGACTTCCTCGCGGCGGTGTCGCTGACCGGTGTGCCGCAGCCGCTCGGCTACCTCATCGCGGACGCGGTCGAACGGCACGGCCGGGTGCGGGTGCGGTCGGGCGAGGACGGCGGCGCGCTCGTATACACGGCCGACGCGACGCTCGTGGAGGCGATCGCGGTCGACCGATCGCTCCGGGCGCTGCGCCTCGTGCGTGACGACGCCACCCTGACGAGCCCTCTCCCCCGGGATGTCGTCTACTGGGCGCTCAGCGACGCGCGGTATCCGGTCGTGGCAGAAGACGATGCGGGAGCGCCGGTGGCCCTGCGGCGGCAACGGGTCGCGCCTCCCCCGGTCACCACCTCCCGGGACCCGGACGCGGAGCTCGTCGCGCGGCTGCGGGAAGCCGAGGGCGAGGCGGGAGCCGACACGACCGTCGCCCTCACCGCTCAGCAGTTGCTCGCGCGCCAGCTCGATCAGGCCGTGCGCGCGCGCCAGCCAATCATCGTGGAAGTCGCCCTGCCCGACGGCCGGATCGTGGACTACCAGCTGGAGCCGACCGGTGTGGGCGGCGGCCGACTGCGCGGCCGGGACCGCGCGGCAGACATCGAACGCACACTGCCGCTCTCCAGCGTCAAAGGGCTGCGCAGCGTAGAGTGA
- a CDS encoding cold-shock protein, whose amino-acid sequence MPTGKVKFYDDEKGFGFISSDDGQEVFLHASALLAGAVVKAGSRLEFGIADGKRGAQALSVRVLEAPPSLVKLKRRSADDMAIIVEDLVKLLDGIGANLRRGKYPDKAHGVKIAAVLRRVADDLDA is encoded by the coding sequence ATGCCAACCGGCAAGGTCAAATTCTACGACGACGAGAAAGGCTTCGGCTTCATCAGCTCCGATGACGGTCAGGAAGTCTTCCTGCACGCCTCGGCGCTGCTCGCGGGCGCCGTGGTCAAAGCGGGGAGCCGTCTCGAGTTCGGCATCGCCGACGGCAAGCGCGGCGCCCAGGCGCTCTCCGTGCGGGTGCTCGAGGCCCCGCCGAGCCTGGTCAAACTGAAGCGCAGATCCGCCGACGATATGGCGATCATCGTGGAGGACCTCGTGAAGCTGCTCGACGGCATCGGTGCGAACCTGCGCCGCGGCAAGTACCCGGACAAGGCGCACGGCGTCAAGATCGCCGCCGTGCTGCGGCGCGTCGCGGATGACCTGGATGCCTGA